The DNA region TTCAGAACCATCCCCCTCGACGCCCTCTCGGCGATTGCATGCAGACCAAGGCCTTTCCCCGATTTGATCGCAGTCCGGTTGTTGCGGACGGAAAGCCTTGGTAATAACCCATAGGAAAACAACATGCAATTCGATTCTCTCGGGCTCAAGCCCGAGCTTCTGCGCGCCGTGGGCGAGCAGGGCTATACCCAACCTACTCCCGTTCAGCAGCAGGCCATTCCGGTCGTGCTGGAAGGGCATGATCTGATGGCCAGCGCCCAGACCGGCACCGGCAAGACGGCGGCTTTCACCCTGCCCTTGCTGCACAAGCTGTCGGAACGACGCGCCGGCCATCCGCGCCCGCGGGCACTGATTCTGACGCCGACCCGTGAACTGGCCGCCCAGGTGCACGAGAACCTCCGTGCTTATGGCCGCCATCTGGACCTGAAGTCGCTGGAGATCTTCGGCGGCGTGAACATCAATCCGCAGATCACCAAGCTCAAGCGCGGCATCGATGTGGTCATCGCCACACCGGGTCGCCTGATCGACCACATGGAACGCGGCACGGTGCGCCTCGATGCCATCGAGACGCTGATTCTTGACGAGGCCGATCGCATGCTCGACATGGGCTTCCGCCCGGCCATCGAGCGTATCGTCAAGGCCCTGCCGAAACAGCGCCAGACCCTGCTGTTCTCGGCCACTTTCTCGAAAGAGATCACCGAGATGGCTGCCCGCTATCTCAAAGATCCGACGCGCGTGGAAACGGCGCCGCCGAACTCCACCGTCGAGGCCATTGCCCAGCAAGTCGTACGTGTCGATCAGAAGAAGAAGCGTGAACTGCTGTCGTGGATGATCGGCTCGAACGACTGGCGCCAGGTGCTGGTGTTTACCCGCACCAAGCATGGTGCCAACCGTCTGGCCAGGCAACTGGAAACCGATGGTCTGCCTGCAGCGGCCATTCATGGCAATAAGAGCCAGGGAGCACGGACCCGCGCACTCGGCGATTTCAAGAAGAACCGTATCCGTGTGCTGGTGGCCACAGACATCGCTGCGCGCGGTCTGGATATCGACCAGTTGCCGCACGTGGTCAATTACGACATCCCCAACGTGCCCGAAGATTACGTGCACCGCATTGGTCGCACAGGCCGGGCCGGCCGAGACGGACTGGCTGTCTCGCTGGTCTCCGGCGCCGAGCACGGTCTGTTCGAGGATATCCGCAAGCTGGTCAAGGTCGAGATTCCGACCGAAACCCTGGACGGTTACGAGCCGACCGAGCCGGTCGTCAAGGGATCACCCAAGTCGCCGGCGCGTCGCTCTCGCGGTGGCGGACGCGGCAGCAACCGCAATGGCCAGAAAGCCTCGGCGCAGAATCGCTCGGGTCGGGGGCGTCAGCGCGGACGCGGACAGGGCCAGCGCAAGGCGGCCTGACAATACTAAGGAAGCTCTGAATAACTCTACGCGGAGCGCGTTTCTGTCGCAAATGCCGCAGATCGTGTGGTGCGGCCCGAGTGACAGTAGCCAAAGCTACGGACGCGCTTGCCGGCAAGGCGCGCGAGTGCAGGCATAGTGGGCCTATGCCAAATGAGCGCAACGCAGCGGGCAAGCGCTGACAGACCAAAGCTGAGTGTCTGCTCAATAGTGAGACCGTTAGTAAGCAAGGCTCCGACCCGGCACGGGTCGGAGCCTTGCGGACGAACCATCGGCACCTTGCCAGTCAACAGGCAAAAAACTAGATGCCGGCAGGCTGGCTAAGTGTTACTCATCCAGGTCGGTGAGCGTGCACGGCACATTCTGGACCAGACGATACAACTCCCAGATGACGACCGTGCCGTCATCAAGCTCGAGTTCGGCAAAGGCCGTGGAACAGCTGACGAAATCGAACTGAACGGTACCGACACGCTCACCATCCGCAGGCTCGGCACCACCCACAGTACCACCGCTATAGGCATAAACTGCTGCTTCGGCACTGCGTCCGTCGAATCCACCAGGGTTGGGGCATTCCGCTTCACCGATTTCTGACTGGCAGGAGTCGAAGGTGACCCATAGCGGGTTGCCTGCGCCATCAAGTGTGTAGGTGTAGGCGGTGCCAACGAGGCGATTCTCGGCCGGTATGGGCTGAACGATGAAACCCTCATTGCCGCCCGTGGCCGATGCCCACCAGCCGTTGGCACTGTTATCCACCGGCTCACGCAGTTCCAGGGCACCCACCGGAATGGCCAGCAGCCCCAACGGCTGATTGTTTCCATCACCAATCGCAATTACGGTCAGGTCGACTCCAGCCGGCAAATCGACCGGAAGCGGATCAATCAGATTGGTCTGGCCATCATTCGAGGCTACCTTGATATCGTAGTTGGCGGCCGGTACCTGGAAGAACCCGGATTCAGCCTGATAGGGCACACCCACCAGGTCATTCACGACCCCGCCGTCGGCAGTCCGGATTGAGACCTCGGTTTCGTCCAGTGCCGCCGCGAAGGGAGCAGCGTGGACCACCCTCAGGTTGAGATTGCCCTCTGCAGGGGCTTCGGCGTCATTGACCAGGGGCCATAGCGCCAGCTCCTGTTCGGCCCCGTTGCCCACGGCAAGCACGGTGTAGCTGACACCGTCTTCAAGGGTGACGCTGGCGGAGATGGCCGCTTCGTCACTGCCGGCGGGAAATACGTCAAGATCATAGTCTCCGGCCGGAAGCGCCAGGGGTTCGGTGAATTCCCCGAACCGGAAGTCGCTGAGCACTTCGTTGCCATTGGCCGTCACCGTGACTGCTGTTCCTTCCAGCGATGGTGCGAACGGTGCGGCG from Wenzhouxiangella sp. AB-CW3 includes:
- a CDS encoding DEAD/DEAH box helicase, whose amino-acid sequence is MQFDSLGLKPELLRAVGEQGYTQPTPVQQQAIPVVLEGHDLMASAQTGTGKTAAFTLPLLHKLSERRAGHPRPRALILTPTRELAAQVHENLRAYGRHLDLKSLEIFGGVNINPQITKLKRGIDVVIATPGRLIDHMERGTVRLDAIETLILDEADRMLDMGFRPAIERIVKALPKQRQTLLFSATFSKEITEMAARYLKDPTRVETAPPNSTVEAIAQQVVRVDQKKKRELLSWMIGSNDWRQVLVFTRTKHGANRLARQLETDGLPAAAIHGNKSQGARTRALGDFKKNRIRVLVATDIAARGLDIDQLPHVVNYDIPNVPEDYVHRIGRTGRAGRDGLAVSLVSGAEHGLFEDIRKLVKVEIPTETLDGYEPTEPVVKGSPKSPARRSRGGGRGSNRNGQKASAQNRSGRGRQRGRGQGQRKAA
- a CDS encoding DUF4397 domain-containing protein, which gives rise to MRTPLRTPGQILTGLAMMLLSTMALADAEVTIVHAAPFAPSLEGTAVTVTANGNEVLSDFRFGEFTEPLALPAGDYDLDVFPAGSDEAAISASVTLEDGVSYTVLAVGNGAEQELALWPLVNDAEAPAEGNLNLRVVHAAPFAAALDETEVSIRTADGGVVNDLVGVPYQAESGFFQVPAANYDIKVASNDGQTNLIDPLPVDLPAGVDLTVIAIGDGNNQPLGLLAIPVGALELREPVDNSANGWWASATGGNEGFIVQPIPAENRLVGTAYTYTLDGAGNPLWVTFDSCQSEIGEAECPNPGGFDGRSAEAAVYAYSGGTVGGAEPADGERVGTVQFDFVSCSTAFAELELDDGTVVIWELYRLVQNVPCTLTDLDE